The nucleotide sequence taagacaaagcaaattcttaattctaaaaataaaaacaattcgtaagtaactgaaataaactttgtaaaacaacaaataaaacaaaaaactataaaaataaaatattttttatattaggtGTTCAAATAAACCACCATTCTGTGCTAAACAATAGCCCAATCTATCGTAAAAAGTTCGCCTTACATTCGCTAGTATATCGGGACTAATATCCTGTATACAATTgcgaatttttgtttgtaagtcATCCAGATTGGTTGTCCTTTCTTCatcaaaaccataaattttcgattttaaatatccccatagaaaaaaatcattgggGGCTAAATCTGGTGATCTAGGCGGCCAAGTTAACGTTCCGGCCAAGTTAATAGATATTACACGATTTGGAAATTGTGCGTTAAGATACTCTTTAACTTGCCGGCTGTTGTGAGCcgggcaaccatcttgttggaaccagATACTTCCAATTACGTCATTTTGCAACATGTTTAAATACTTATGaccatttaaatttccttctaTGAAAAAAGGACCGATAATATGGTCACCTACTAAGCCAGcccaaacatttaatttttggggatATTGTGTACGAGCCGCATAAACTTTGTGTTCATTGTCACGACTCCAATATCGAGCAACGCTGGGATTATGCCGACCATGCAAAGGAAATGTAGATTCATcggtaaataaaatgttttttataaaatcaacatttccGTTGGCCATTTCCGTCATAGTAAAGCAAAATTCCGCCCTTGTAATATTATCGTTCTCGCAGAGTTCCTGACTTTTTTGTACCTTGTACGACCTGTACCCGtgtttctttaatgtttttaggacGGCAACATGGCTGATAGCAAACGTCTTCGCAACTTGTCTGCTTGACTGATTTTTATTGCGTTCAACATCAGCACATATCATCGTATCACGTAACTCATCTCTTTTACCCCTTCGTAATTTGTGTTTCTGTGGAGACACACATCCATGTCGctcaaagtttttaataatatttgaaattgttcCGCGACTAGGAATTGATCTGTTTTCATAGGCCACaggaaacaaattaattatttgggcTACAGAATTGCCAccataaaaccattttataatcTGTACCTTTTCAGCTACAGTAAACAACAtcatagtttttttttgctaggGTTAACTGCAAAGCGATGCGACCAACTTCGCCTCTCAACAATCTATGAACGATTCAATTTGTACATTACCCCTACGCTTGTTTATCCCCCACTTAACGACACCGAATATACACACACACGTATACTTATACGTACGTCCGTGTTGGGTgtatctcctaaaattaaagttaccaatCGGTATATATATACTGTGACTATACTCCACGTATTCCACTCTCGGATGGTGGGGGTTCCGCTGAAGACGCGGCGGTGAGGACATCGCGGGATGCGCATTACCAGAGCGGGGACAACCGCCGGCGGCAAAGCACTTGCGACGAGCATTCTCTCGGGGATCGAGTCGAGCGGCGATGTTCTACCCGTCGGCGCGTGCTACTCTTGGCGGGCAGCAATGGTCGAGGATCGTACCAGCAGATTAGAAACCAACTTAGTGATGAGTACTCGATTGAATGTATATTTAAACCTAATGCTTGAATCAGTTATTATTGACGTTGATGCCCTATGTAAAGACATTACCCGAAATGATTATGTTATCATaataggttaaaaaaaataaaaattaacaatgtaCTTAGGAAGCAGATGATTCAATCTCATACTGTATTAAAAATGCAAAACATTGCTTCCgcttttaatttagtttacgTGAACACACCATACTGTTATAATAATGACCAAAAATAAAGTCCACTTCAAAAGGCTGGACGTCGTTGGTGACTTGTCTAACgaaatttattatgaaatttgTAGAGTAAAGTTGCTGGATTTTAATGTCATGATATTCAATATATATAGATCTCCTGATGGTGATCTCGATATCTTTCTGAACTTGTTGGAAAATACCTTATCTATGTTTAAAACTAcggataaaataattataacaccATAGGATGTAACTTCGCTTTTCAGAAAGTATCTATTATTCAGGTACGAGACATAATTGACAGTTTCAAATCTGAAAGCACTAAGGATATATTTATATGGATTTAATATGGTGATTGTAAAGGATGCCAAAGACATTATAATCACACCTTTAACTAGGTTGATTAATATATGTATTGAAGAGAATATTTTTCCTGACGTTTTTAAAGCTGGTATGGTTATCcctatttataaaaaaggcaATCCTGAGCTTATTCAGAATTTTCGACCAATATCGCTTCTACCGATACTCTCGAAGATCTTTGAAAGGGTTGTAAATATGAAAATCACTAAGTATTTTGAGGAGAACAACTTATTCACAACTTTACTGTTTGGATTTAGGCAGGGCGTGGGCACTAGTGAcgcaatattaaattttgtggAAATGGCTCTGTCCTGTTTTGAAAATGGAGAGCATATAACTGCCGTTTTTTGCGATCTTAGCAAGGCGTTTGACTGCGTACAACATGATTTACTGTTACAAAAGTTaggaaaatataattttgaaacagGCAGCCTTAACTTAATTAGATCATATCTCACCAACAGATCTGAAGCCGTTAAGTTTCAAGGAAGGCTTTCagagaaaaagaatgtttgtgTAGGGGCCTCTTCTCTTTCTGATTTATCTTAACGATCTGGCAAGAAATATTGACAGTGCGTCAGTGGTCATGTATGCTGACGACACGACATTGATAGGTAAAAGTAAAGATCTAAGAATCGCAACAAAGTAGGCAGATTCAGCGCAGTCAACTGC is from Onthophagus taurus isolate NC chromosome 8, IU_Otau_3.0, whole genome shotgun sequence and encodes:
- the LOC139431201 gene encoding histone-lysine N-methyltransferase SETMAR-like; amino-acid sequence: MMLFTVAEKVQIIKWFYGGNSVAQIINLFPVAYENRSIPSRGTISNIIKNFERHGCVSPQKHKLRRGKRDELRDTMICADVERNKNQSSRQVAKTFAISHVAVLKTLKKHGYRSYKVQKSQELCENDNITRAEFCFTMTEMANGNVDFIKNILFTDESTFPLHGRHNPSVARYWSRDNEHKVYAARTQYPQKLNVWAGLVGDHIIGPFFIEGNLNGHKYLNMLQNDVIGSIWFQQDGCPAHNSRQVKEYLNAQFPNRVISINLAGTLTWPPRSPDLAPNDFFLWGYLKSKIYGFDEERTTNLDDLQTKIRNCIQDISPDILANVRRTFYDRLGYCLAQNGGLFEHLI